One region of Malania oleifera isolate guangnan ecotype guangnan chromosome 6, ASM2987363v1, whole genome shotgun sequence genomic DNA includes:
- the LOC131158412 gene encoding 22.7 kDa class IV heat shock protein-like — MGKLLLLISLVVLAFNAVPAANALVPYSPRSLWDAMLPSVFEDPFRALEQIPLAVPRGADDTVALARADWKETPAAHLISLDVPGFTKDDVKIEVEENRVLRITGERKCEEEKEGETWHRAERTAGKFWRRFRLPANADLDSVQAHLENGVLRITVPKLAEEKKRQPKLVHIAGDSSAADDIKTTKVEL, encoded by the coding sequence ATGGGTAAGCTGTTGCTCCTAATTTCTTTAGTTGTTCTGGCATTCAACGCCGTCCCTGCTGCAAATGCGCTCGTGCCATACAGCCCCAGGTCCCTGTGGGACGCTATGCTCCCCTCCGTGTTCGAAGACCCCTTCAGAGCGCTGGAACAAATCCCTCTGGCCGTGCCTAGAGGCGCCGACGACACTGTCGCCCTGGCTCGCGCCGACTGGAAGGAGACCCCAGCCGCCCACCTCATCTCCCTGGACGTCCCCGGCTTCACCAAGGACGACGTGAAGATCGAGGTGGAGGAGAACCGGGTGCTCAGGATCACCGGAGAGAGGAAGTGTGAGGAGGAGAAGGAGGGGGAGACGTGGCACAGGGCGGAGCGCACCGCCGGCAAGTTCTGGAGGCGGTTCAGGCTGCCGGCGAATGCTGATTTGGACTCCGTCCAGGCTCATCTGGAGAACGGGGTGTTGAGGATCACGGTGCCCAAGCTCGCCGAAGAGAAGAAGAGGCAGCCCAAGCTCGTCCACATCGCGGGGGATTCCTCTGCCGCCGACGACATTAAGACCACCAAGGTCGAACTGTAG